In Dethiosulfovibrio salsuginis, a single genomic region encodes these proteins:
- a CDS encoding TrkH family potassium uptake protein, translating to MRLRLVLRVLGLLVGIVSLSMIWPLYWSLSDGTADWGAFVVSILAGLSIGAAMFALGKGEDYQELGIREAFAVVSLSWVVASAVGALPFYLSQSVPTYTDGFFEAMSGFSTTGASILTDIESNPRGILFWRSLTHWLGGMGIIVLSLAILPFIGVGGMQLFKAEVPGPTPEKLTPRVQQTAVLLWAVYVLLSALEVGALALGGMNMFESLTHTFGTMATGGFSPLNGSIGQYDSAYFDWVITLFMFLAGANFALHYMVLRGKWGSWWNDEEFRFYLKVVLFSTFSVALSLYLSGQVSTFERSLRDGAFQVVSILTTTGYATADFDRWPFYGKMVLFLLMFLGGCAGSTGGGIKNVRIMVLIKRVGMEISHLLHPQQIIRLRLNGRVLKEDVLASVTAFFIIYVLLFAGFSLAMAATGLDLIEAFSSVAATLGNIGPGFGQIGPTGNYSAISITGKWILSLCMLLGRLEIFTVVMLFVPGTWRQ from the coding sequence GTGAGGCTAAGGCTGGTCCTGAGGGTTTTAGGGCTTCTGGTTGGCATAGTTTCCCTGTCAATGATATGGCCTCTATACTGGAGCCTATCCGACGGCACCGCCGATTGGGGGGCTTTCGTGGTCTCCATTCTGGCGGGGCTGTCCATAGGCGCGGCGATGTTCGCCTTAGGTAAAGGAGAGGACTACCAGGAGCTAGGTATAAGGGAGGCCTTTGCGGTGGTCAGCCTTTCCTGGGTGGTGGCCTCGGCGGTAGGGGCTCTGCCATTTTACCTCTCACAATCGGTTCCGACCTATACGGACGGTTTTTTCGAGGCTATGTCGGGCTTTTCAACCACCGGTGCGTCTATACTGACGGACATAGAATCCAATCCTAGAGGAATTCTCTTCTGGCGAAGCCTCACCCACTGGCTTGGAGGAATGGGCATAATAGTCCTCAGCCTGGCTATCCTGCCCTTTATAGGGGTCGGTGGTATGCAGCTTTTCAAGGCGGAGGTGCCAGGGCCGACACCGGAAAAACTCACCCCTAGGGTTCAGCAGACCGCGGTCCTCCTGTGGGCGGTATACGTCCTCCTCTCCGCTTTGGAGGTCGGGGCTTTGGCCCTCGGTGGCATGAATATGTTTGAATCACTTACCCATACCTTCGGCACTATGGCCACAGGGGGATTTTCCCCTCTGAACGGAAGCATCGGCCAGTACGACAGCGCCTATTTTGACTGGGTTATCACACTTTTTATGTTTCTCGCAGGGGCTAATTTTGCCCTCCATTACATGGTTCTTCGGGGGAAATGGGGAAGCTGGTGGAACGACGAGGAGTTCCGTTTTTACCTGAAGGTCGTCCTTTTCTCCACCTTTTCCGTCGCCCTTTCGCTCTATCTTTCAGGTCAGGTCTCCACATTTGAGAGATCTCTTAGGGACGGAGCTTTCCAGGTGGTCAGTATTTTGACCACCACCGGCTACGCCACCGCAGACTTCGATCGATGGCCTTTCTACGGAAAGATGGTCCTCTTTTTGTTGATGTTTTTAGGGGGCTGTGCGGGTTCTACCGGAGGAGGCATAAAGAACGTAAGGATAATGGTTTTGATAAAAAGGGTCGGTATGGAGATATCCCATCTCCTTCATCCCCAGCAGATAATCAGACTTCGTTTAAACGGTAGGGTGCTTAAAGAGGATGTCCTGGCGTCGGTGACCGCCTTCTTCATCATATACGTCCTTCTTTTTGCCGGTTTTTCCCTAGCAATGGCGGCCACAGGGCTCGATCTTATAGAGGCGTTCTCCAGCGTCGCAGCCACCTTGGGAAACATAGGCCCTGGGTTTGGACAGATAGGGCCTACGGGAAACTACTCCGCTATCTCTATCACAGGAAAATGGATTCTCTCCCTGTGTATGCTTCTCGGTCGCCTCGAGATATTCACCGTAGTCATGCTGTTTGTTCCTGGAACCTGGCGACAGTAA